The genomic DNA GTCGTCGGCTACATCTCGCCCTTCGACTTCGGCCGGCACGTCTTCTTCAGCCTCTACAAGAAGCGCTACACCAACCGCGGCGTCCACGAGAACAAGGCTTTCAGCGTGAACCTCCCCTCCCAGGACCTCCTGGCCCGGGTCAATATATGCGGCTCGAAGTCAGGCCGCGACGTCGACAAGTCGAAGCTCTTCGAGACGTTCTACGGCGAGCTCGCGGCCGCGCCCATGATACGGGAGTGCCCCCTCAACATGGCGTGCGAGTTGGCCGAGGTCCTCGATTACGACCCCAACGAGGGGATAATAGGCCGCGTCGTCAAGTCGTACGTCGACGAGGAGCTGGTGAAGGGGGACGCGGTCGACATGAAGGCCGCGCGTCTCATCGCCTGGACCATCGGCGGCGACTTCTCGTTCTACGCGCTGGGCGAGCGCCTCGCCGCCGAGGGGGAGAGGGAGGGCTAGTTGGTCCGCCGCGCGCGCGTCGGCGGCATTTGAGGAGGAAAATACGATGGCTTTTAAATACAGGTTAGCGGTCGTTCTCTTGGGCGCCGGCGCGACGCTCGCGGCCGCGTGGACGACGCCCGTCAACCTCGGCCCGACGGTGAATTCCACCTCGCTCGACGCCAGCGCCAGCCTCGGCGTTTACCAGAGCACCACGTACCTTTTCTTCGCCAGCGACCGGCCCGGCGGCTTGGGCTACACGGATATCTGGTACGCCACCGGGACGCCCCCCAACTTCGGCGCGCCGGTTCACATGGGCGCGGCCGTAAACTCCCGCGACCGCGACGGCGGCCCGGGCA from bacterium includes the following:
- a CDS encoding flavin reductase family protein, which translates into the protein MKKEYDGNLLSPLPVALIGTLVDGRPNYCVVGYISPFDFGRHVFFSLYKKRYTNRGVHENKAFSVNLPSQDLLARVNICGSKSGRDVDKSKLFETFYGELAAAPMIRECPLNMACELAEVLDYDPNEGIIGRVVKSYVDEELVKGDAVDMKAARLIAWTIGGDFSFYALGERLAAEGEREG